In a single window of the Labrus mixtus chromosome 20, fLabMix1.1, whole genome shotgun sequence genome:
- the aimp2 gene encoding aminoacyl tRNA synthase complex-interacting multifunctional protein 2 isoform X2 has product MYQVKPVSGSHVKNGEVDPAVRALEARQDEILRKLYELKAAVDGLAKTVTTPDADLDLTVSSCLSSHSPIPSTFKGVTDLDTVLGKDLGALRDIVINANPAQPPLTLLVLHSLLCQRYRVLSTVHVHSSVSNVPQQLLSCLGPSHADSYSRNLFQLGFTLIWKDVPKLQMKFSVQNMCPIEGEANVARFLFKLMAPYPSDPAQATLVDNWVDIAFFQLAEGSSKERAAVLRALNSALGRNPWLTGSELSLADVACYCCVLQSGSVSSTPANVQRWIKSCENLGHFSPAKLLVK; this is encoded by the exons ATGTACCAGGTAAAGCCCGTCAGTGGAAGTCACGTAAAG aatGGCGAGGTGGACCCAGCAGTCAGAGCTCTGGAGGCCCGGCAGGatgagatcttgagaaaactgTACGAGCTGAAAGCTGCTGTGGACGGCCTGGCCAAGACGGTGACCACCCCCGATGCCGACCTGGACCTAACTGTCAGCAGCTGCCTCTCCTCCCATAGTCCCATCCCTTCAACCTTTAAAGGCGTCACAGATCTGGACACAGTTCTGGGCAAG GACCTCGGTGCTCTGCGGGACATCGTCATCAACGCCAACCCTGCACAGCCCCCCCTGACTCTGCTGGTGCTCCACAGCCTGCTGTGTCAACGCTACCGGGTGCTCTCCACCGTCCACGTCCACTCCTCGGTCAGCAACGTGCCACAACAGCTCCTGTCCTGCCTCGGACCCAGCCACGCAGACAGCTACTCCCGCAACTTGTTTCAGCTGGGCTTCACTCTCATATGGAAAGACG TCCCCAAACTGCAGATGAAGTTCAGTGTGCAGAACATGTGTCCCATCGAGGGTGAGGCCAACGTTGCACGTTTCCTCTTCAAGCTGATGGCGCCGTACCCCAGTGACCCGGCTCAGGCCACACTGGTTGATAACTGGGTGGACATAGCCTTCTTCCAGCTGGCGGAGGGCAGCTCCAAGGAGCGGGCCGCCGTCCTCCGGGCCCTCAACTCCGCTCTGGGCCGCAACCCGTGGCTCACCGGGTCTGAGCTCTCCCTCGCGGACGTCGCCTGCTACTGCTGCGTGCTACAGAGTGGCTCCGTCTCCTCCACTCCAGCGAATGTCCAGCGCTGGATCAAGTCCTGTGAGAACCTGGGACACTTCAGTCCTGCCAAACTGCTCGTGAAGTGA
- the aimp2 gene encoding aminoacyl tRNA synthase complex-interacting multifunctional protein 2 isoform X1 produces the protein MYQVKPVSGSHVKVDLPTCMYKLPNIHAQHGNSCTSEHALQNGEVDPAVRALEARQDEILRKLYELKAAVDGLAKTVTTPDADLDLTVSSCLSSHSPIPSTFKGVTDLDTVLGKDLGALRDIVINANPAQPPLTLLVLHSLLCQRYRVLSTVHVHSSVSNVPQQLLSCLGPSHADSYSRNLFQLGFTLIWKDVPKLQMKFSVQNMCPIEGEANVARFLFKLMAPYPSDPAQATLVDNWVDIAFFQLAEGSSKERAAVLRALNSALGRNPWLTGSELSLADVACYCCVLQSGSVSSTPANVQRWIKSCENLGHFSPAKLLVK, from the exons ATGTACCAGGTAAAGCCCGTCAGTGGAAGTCACGTAAAGGTAGATTTACCAACGTGCATGTACAAGTTACCAAATATCCACGCGCAGCATGGGAACAGCTGCACATCTGAGCACGCGCTTCAG aatGGCGAGGTGGACCCAGCAGTCAGAGCTCTGGAGGCCCGGCAGGatgagatcttgagaaaactgTACGAGCTGAAAGCTGCTGTGGACGGCCTGGCCAAGACGGTGACCACCCCCGATGCCGACCTGGACCTAACTGTCAGCAGCTGCCTCTCCTCCCATAGTCCCATCCCTTCAACCTTTAAAGGCGTCACAGATCTGGACACAGTTCTGGGCAAG GACCTCGGTGCTCTGCGGGACATCGTCATCAACGCCAACCCTGCACAGCCCCCCCTGACTCTGCTGGTGCTCCACAGCCTGCTGTGTCAACGCTACCGGGTGCTCTCCACCGTCCACGTCCACTCCTCGGTCAGCAACGTGCCACAACAGCTCCTGTCCTGCCTCGGACCCAGCCACGCAGACAGCTACTCCCGCAACTTGTTTCAGCTGGGCTTCACTCTCATATGGAAAGACG TCCCCAAACTGCAGATGAAGTTCAGTGTGCAGAACATGTGTCCCATCGAGGGTGAGGCCAACGTTGCACGTTTCCTCTTCAAGCTGATGGCGCCGTACCCCAGTGACCCGGCTCAGGCCACACTGGTTGATAACTGGGTGGACATAGCCTTCTTCCAGCTGGCGGAGGGCAGCTCCAAGGAGCGGGCCGCCGTCCTCCGGGCCCTCAACTCCGCTCTGGGCCGCAACCCGTGGCTCACCGGGTCTGAGCTCTCCCTCGCGGACGTCGCCTGCTACTGCTGCGTGCTACAGAGTGGCTCCGTCTCCTCCACTCCAGCGAATGTCCAGCGCTGGATCAAGTCCTGTGAGAACCTGGGACACTTCAGTCCTGCCAAACTGCTCGTGAAGTGA
- the zgc:161969 gene encoding uncharacterized protein zgc:161969 isoform X1 yields the protein MDVDAPDNYGESKSAMHTWRYRHHFTYKADQGKNIIVQCNLCLPRVNLLSTSKTSTSNLKKHLDRTHLGCEARPDAKRGRRKEEQNGDESRHLQLKKLKAEIMAKCMTQAKTDDLVFNFIVEDCQSFYVLEQPGFRKLIEGLTEGLKSMDRVTLFTKVDQGFSRMREELMSKLSGVQYVCTTADVWTANSRSFFGMTCHWIDAASLERKSAALGFARLQGRITYDNIAGRIHDIHVAYNIESKVQTTVTDNGSPFTSVFKEFALDVQDNDDDDIGFYENVGAILEGEPEQDMLLFLPTVQRCASHTLELIVTEDFWQAVSQGPMCQLHYSTMAKVYSIWSKCHHLQVGMDAAEEIGKMALVVPAVVRWNVEYCAVQKVVSLSERELTELCARLEVSRMQPEETAFLKEYVAVFHPLAFALELFQAEQKCYLGLVIPTILSLKNKLNEQKDAANYFADVINAVVVAIDVRFQELFTSTEAKIATATTPQFRLWWMAASEREEMCSLLATEASQMDPCIITVATASRNSSTIESEDDFFSYGPVKPAIQIQQRGVMEEVQKYIEGKGKSLECLQDFPRVKQLFLKYNTTLPSTAPVQRLFSQKGNLVTSQRNFLTDDYFERIQLLRYNSNVCTLITE from the exons ATGGATGTCGATGCGCCGGACAACTACGGTGAGAGCAAGTCGGCAATGCACACTTGGCGTTATCGCCACCATTTCACGTACAAGGCAGATCAAGGGAAAAATATCATCGTCCAGTGTAATCTATGTCTGCCGAGGGTAAATCTGCTGTCCACGTCGAAAACATCCACATCAAACCTAAAGAAGCATTTAGAC agaaCACACTTGGGCTGTGAGGCCAGGCCGGATGccaagagagggaggaggaaagaggagcaGAATGGAGACGAGAGCAGACACCTGCAGCTCAAAAAACTCAAAGCCGAGATCATGGCCAAGTGCATGACCCAGGCGAAGACTGACGACCTCGTTTTCAACTTCATCGTGGAGGATTGTCAGTCGTTCTACGTGCTCGAGCAGCCGGGCTTCAGGAAGCTGATCGAGGGTCTGACCGAGGGGCTGAAGTCCATGGACAGGGTGACCCTGTTCACGAAGGTGGACCAGGGCTTCTCCAGGATGCGGGAGGAGCTGATGTCCAAGCTGAGCGGCGTCCAGTACGTGTGCACCACGGCCGACGTCTGGACGGCCAACAGCAGGAGCTTCTTCGGGATGACCTGCCACTGGATCGACGCCGCGTCCCTGGAGAGGAAGTCCGCCGCTCTGGGGTTCGCGCGGCTGCAGGGGAGGATTACCTACGACAACATCGCCGGGCGGATACACGACATCCACGTCGCGTACAACATCGAAAGCAAAGTCCAGACCACGGTCACCGACAACGGCAGCCCCTTCACGAGCGTGTTCAAAGAGTTCGCGTTGGACGTCCAGGACAACGACGACGACGACATCGGCTTCTACGAGAACGTGGGCGCTATCCTGGAGGGCGAGCCGGAGCAGGACATGCTGCTGTTCCTGCCCACGGTGCAGCGCTGCGCGTCGCACACCCTGGAGCTGATCGTGACGGAGGACTTCTGGCAGGCGGTGTCGCAGGGGCCCATGTGTCAGCTCCACTACAGCACGATGGCCAAGGTGTACTCCATATGGAGCAAGTGTCACCACCTCCAGGTGGGGATGGACGCCGCCGAGGAGATCGGGAAAATGGCCCTCGTCGTCCCCGCCGTCGTCCGCTGGAACGTGGAGTACTGCGCCGTGCAGAAGGTCGTCTCCCTGAGCGAGCGCGAGCTGACGGAGCTGTGCGCCCGCCTGGAGGTGTCCCGCATGCAGCCGGAGGAGACGGCGTTCCTCAAGGAGTACGTGGCCGTGTTCCACCCGCTCGCTTTCGCACTCGAGCTCTTCCAAGCGGAGCAGAAGTGCTACCTGGGTTTGGTCATCCCCACCATACTCAGCCTGAAGAACAAGCTGAACGAGCAGAAAGACGCCGCCAACTACTTCGCCGACGTCATCAACGCCGTCGTCGTGGCCATCGACGTGCGGTTCCAGGAGCTGTTCACCAGCACGGAGGCGAAGATAGCGACGGCGACGACGCCTCAGTTCCGCCTGTGGTGGATGGCGGCGTCGGAGCGGGAGGAGATGTGCTCCCTGCTGGCGACGGAGGCCTCTCAGATGGATCCCTGCATCATCACCGTGGCGACGGCCAGCCGCAACTCGTCGACCATCGAGTCCGAGGACGATTTCTTCAGCTACGGGCCCGTGAAGCCCGCCATTCAGATCCAGCAGCGGGGGGTGATGGAGGAGGTTCAGAAGTACATCGAAGGAAAGGGGAAGAGCCTGGAGTGCCTTCAGGACTTCCCCCGAGTGAAGCAGCTCTTCCTCAAATACAACACCACGCTCCCCTCCACGGCGCCCGTCCAGCGGCTCTTCAGTCAGAAGGGGAACCTGGTGACCTCGCAGAGAAACTTTCTCACCGACGACTACTTTGAACGCATTCAGCTGCTGAGATACAACAGCAACGTGTGCACTCTGATCACAGAGTga
- the zgc:161969 gene encoding uncharacterized protein zgc:161969 isoform X2 yields the protein MQHLNKGLPPFHEETSSAIVTLRVITITKPDYGTFNIFFRTSVNSRNNVRKWMSMRRTTTRTHLGCEARPDAKRGRRKEEQNGDESRHLQLKKLKAEIMAKCMTQAKTDDLVFNFIVEDCQSFYVLEQPGFRKLIEGLTEGLKSMDRVTLFTKVDQGFSRMREELMSKLSGVQYVCTTADVWTANSRSFFGMTCHWIDAASLERKSAALGFARLQGRITYDNIAGRIHDIHVAYNIESKVQTTVTDNGSPFTSVFKEFALDVQDNDDDDIGFYENVGAILEGEPEQDMLLFLPTVQRCASHTLELIVTEDFWQAVSQGPMCQLHYSTMAKVYSIWSKCHHLQVGMDAAEEIGKMALVVPAVVRWNVEYCAVQKVVSLSERELTELCARLEVSRMQPEETAFLKEYVAVFHPLAFALELFQAEQKCYLGLVIPTILSLKNKLNEQKDAANYFADVINAVVVAIDVRFQELFTSTEAKIATATTPQFRLWWMAASEREEMCSLLATEASQMDPCIITVATASRNSSTIESEDDFFSYGPVKPAIQIQQRGVMEEVQKYIEGKGKSLECLQDFPRVKQLFLKYNTTLPSTAPVQRLFSQKGNLVTSQRNFLTDDYFERIQLLRYNSNVCTLITE from the exons ATGCAACATCTGAACAAAGGCCTGCCCCCTTTTCATGAGGAGACATCCTCCGCCATCGTTACTTTACGTGTAATCACGATTACTAAACCGGATTACGGtacttttaatatatttttcagGACGTCAGTAAACAGTAGAAATAACGTCCGAAAATGGATGTCGATGCGCCGGACAACTACG agaaCACACTTGGGCTGTGAGGCCAGGCCGGATGccaagagagggaggaggaaagaggagcaGAATGGAGACGAGAGCAGACACCTGCAGCTCAAAAAACTCAAAGCCGAGATCATGGCCAAGTGCATGACCCAGGCGAAGACTGACGACCTCGTTTTCAACTTCATCGTGGAGGATTGTCAGTCGTTCTACGTGCTCGAGCAGCCGGGCTTCAGGAAGCTGATCGAGGGTCTGACCGAGGGGCTGAAGTCCATGGACAGGGTGACCCTGTTCACGAAGGTGGACCAGGGCTTCTCCAGGATGCGGGAGGAGCTGATGTCCAAGCTGAGCGGCGTCCAGTACGTGTGCACCACGGCCGACGTCTGGACGGCCAACAGCAGGAGCTTCTTCGGGATGACCTGCCACTGGATCGACGCCGCGTCCCTGGAGAGGAAGTCCGCCGCTCTGGGGTTCGCGCGGCTGCAGGGGAGGATTACCTACGACAACATCGCCGGGCGGATACACGACATCCACGTCGCGTACAACATCGAAAGCAAAGTCCAGACCACGGTCACCGACAACGGCAGCCCCTTCACGAGCGTGTTCAAAGAGTTCGCGTTGGACGTCCAGGACAACGACGACGACGACATCGGCTTCTACGAGAACGTGGGCGCTATCCTGGAGGGCGAGCCGGAGCAGGACATGCTGCTGTTCCTGCCCACGGTGCAGCGCTGCGCGTCGCACACCCTGGAGCTGATCGTGACGGAGGACTTCTGGCAGGCGGTGTCGCAGGGGCCCATGTGTCAGCTCCACTACAGCACGATGGCCAAGGTGTACTCCATATGGAGCAAGTGTCACCACCTCCAGGTGGGGATGGACGCCGCCGAGGAGATCGGGAAAATGGCCCTCGTCGTCCCCGCCGTCGTCCGCTGGAACGTGGAGTACTGCGCCGTGCAGAAGGTCGTCTCCCTGAGCGAGCGCGAGCTGACGGAGCTGTGCGCCCGCCTGGAGGTGTCCCGCATGCAGCCGGAGGAGACGGCGTTCCTCAAGGAGTACGTGGCCGTGTTCCACCCGCTCGCTTTCGCACTCGAGCTCTTCCAAGCGGAGCAGAAGTGCTACCTGGGTTTGGTCATCCCCACCATACTCAGCCTGAAGAACAAGCTGAACGAGCAGAAAGACGCCGCCAACTACTTCGCCGACGTCATCAACGCCGTCGTCGTGGCCATCGACGTGCGGTTCCAGGAGCTGTTCACCAGCACGGAGGCGAAGATAGCGACGGCGACGACGCCTCAGTTCCGCCTGTGGTGGATGGCGGCGTCGGAGCGGGAGGAGATGTGCTCCCTGCTGGCGACGGAGGCCTCTCAGATGGATCCCTGCATCATCACCGTGGCGACGGCCAGCCGCAACTCGTCGACCATCGAGTCCGAGGACGATTTCTTCAGCTACGGGCCCGTGAAGCCCGCCATTCAGATCCAGCAGCGGGGGGTGATGGAGGAGGTTCAGAAGTACATCGAAGGAAAGGGGAAGAGCCTGGAGTGCCTTCAGGACTTCCCCCGAGTGAAGCAGCTCTTCCTCAAATACAACACCACGCTCCCCTCCACGGCGCCCGTCCAGCGGCTCTTCAGTCAGAAGGGGAACCTGGTGACCTCGCAGAGAAACTTTCTCACCGACGACTACTTTGAACGCATTCAGCTGCTGAGATACAACAGCAACGTGTGCACTCTGATCACAGAGTga